Proteins from one Chitinophaga oryzae genomic window:
- a CDS encoding RagB/SusD family nutrient uptake outer membrane protein: MKNLLHITGLLVIVAMLSSCKKWVDYDAHEDFLVTEKDYLRSSDDYNTMVISVYSPLQWLNQTVPIGDIASDNAVTGGENASDVLGLQQIDDYTHTPANDYFTEIWKSAYEGINRANYLTQYKDKNISGNSISFTGKDALYGEVYFLRAYYYFTLVKFFGDVPLFFDRRLNLSDSRTLQRSPKAEVYAQIEKDLNAAIAVLPNSNPQAGRVTKYAAQALLGKVLIYQNKFDAAVATLENVVNGPFTLMPDFADIFLQSGENGAESVFEIQYSNLFPYWNWGAATRGQGNYAVQQCGIRGLTGSSPYAPGWSTNLPTQELAKAYAAGDQRKAATVLDIEAYKTAHPEFTITYQAAPYKNTGLYNQKYLPRKGETSGQTELNYLNNYRTIRFAEVLLLAAEANNRASTPNDARARDYLNRVRRRAFRDNLHDVNASGTALRQAIWDERRLELAMEGDRFFDLVRTGRAATVITGFKAGKNELFPIPQREIEISQLQQNPGY; encoded by the coding sequence ATGAAAAACTTACTGCATATAACAGGATTGCTCGTGATAGTAGCCATGCTCTCTTCCTGCAAGAAGTGGGTAGACTATGACGCACATGAAGATTTTCTCGTGACAGAGAAAGATTACCTCCGCTCCTCCGATGATTACAATACCATGGTGATCAGCGTATATTCGCCGCTGCAGTGGCTCAACCAGACCGTCCCCATCGGCGATATCGCCTCCGACAACGCCGTTACCGGCGGGGAAAATGCTTCCGACGTATTAGGGCTTCAACAGATCGACGACTATACCCACACGCCCGCCAACGATTATTTTACCGAGATCTGGAAGTCGGCCTACGAAGGTATTAACCGCGCCAATTATCTCACCCAGTATAAAGACAAAAACATTTCCGGCAACAGCATCAGTTTCACCGGCAAGGATGCACTTTACGGAGAAGTGTATTTCCTTCGCGCTTACTATTATTTTACCCTGGTGAAATTTTTCGGTGATGTGCCCCTGTTTTTTGACAGAAGGCTTAACCTCTCCGATTCGCGGACCTTACAACGGTCACCCAAAGCCGAAGTATATGCGCAGATAGAAAAAGACCTCAACGCCGCTATTGCTGTACTGCCTAACTCCAATCCGCAGGCGGGCCGCGTGACCAAATACGCCGCCCAGGCGCTGCTGGGAAAAGTGCTGATCTACCAGAATAAATTCGACGCAGCCGTTGCTACACTGGAGAATGTGGTAAATGGACCTTTTACGCTGATGCCTGATTTCGCCGACATCTTTTTACAGTCCGGCGAAAACGGCGCTGAATCCGTATTCGAGATCCAGTATTCCAACCTGTTCCCCTATTGGAACTGGGGCGCCGCCACGCGCGGACAAGGCAATTACGCGGTACAACAGTGCGGTATCCGTGGTCTTACCGGTAGCAGCCCTTATGCACCGGGATGGAGCACCAACCTGCCCACCCAGGAGCTGGCCAAAGCCTATGCCGCCGGCGATCAGCGGAAAGCTGCCACCGTATTGGATATTGAAGCCTATAAGACGGCGCACCCCGAGTTCACCATCACCTACCAGGCAGCGCCTTATAAGAACACCGGTCTGTATAACCAGAAATACCTGCCACGCAAAGGAGAAACTTCCGGCCAGACAGAACTCAATTATCTCAACAACTATCGCACTATCCGTTTTGCAGAAGTACTGTTGCTGGCAGCAGAGGCCAACAACCGTGCGTCTACGCCCAACGACGCCAGGGCCCGCGATTACCTCAACAGGGTACGGCGCCGGGCTTTCCGCGATAACCTGCATGATGTCAACGCCTCCGGAACAGCCCTGCGGCAGGCCATCTGGGACGAACGCCGGCTGGAGCTGGCCATGGAAGGCGACCGTTTCTTTGACCTTGTGCGCACCGGCCGCGCCGCCACTGTCATCACCGGTTTCAAAGCAGGCAAAAACGAACTGTTTCCTATTCCGCAACGGGAAATTGAGATCTCCCAGCTGCAACAAAATCCGGGTTATTAA
- a CDS encoding SusC/RagA family TonB-linked outer membrane protein: MKKFLPCMLMPVLLFFANMSWAQNIPVTGKVTDEKGEAIPGASVVSRNSKTAVAANPDGTFRISVLPGEKVLHVSAIGFVQQEATITAAPLHIILQASPSDLNEVLVVGYGTQKVTKVSGAVSTVKGNDITALRPVRPEEALQGRASGVNVIQSGSPGSKPTVLIRGIPSYTGTDPLVIIDGAMQSLDDLNALNAADIESINVLKDAATTAIYGVKGGNGVIVVTTRGGKKNQKPDLTINANYGVQEVLKTIPVLNAAEYGAIINEGSVASGGNIIFPDLAKLGAGTNWQKEIFHRAPIMNYNASSRGGSDRMTYFLSAGYLAQDGITGGGSKSNFKRINVTANISVDLTRKLKFILNTSYVNIKSKGIQENSFNSIIGSALNFDPTVPVYNDVPNTTGKYSFSNLLLSEIFNPLTKLENTYNLNNGNKLYGKAELQYEVIKDLKLTGRFGYTSWDNTSKTFTPLVFYGPLNVENTMTADGMPVVTKNGLGGIATSTHNNVSQTKEGNFSFTAEAFANYNFNVKQHHHFDVVAGGAMYKTTANGITATAQDVPFNSWAFADLSAATGTNTAGVIYFRDTVINGVATQVRDPRGDVAPNLNARTNSNYYSFRRNLSYFGRINYDYRDKYLASFTARRDGSYAFGLNNPYANFFSGSAGWVASQEDFFRSDFISFLKIRGSYGTVGNENVKPSPVKIVTGGPNYGDGNNNGYTFGNSFVPGSTVASYANPSMAWEKQTQFNGGFDITFYKSKFSVSADYFRKEVKGLLFVSEPSLYLGTAQVPESNIGSTRSSGVELSAGYNENIGRDLKLSTNVNFTTARNVVTATNEDGTAFIQGGNYFNGVSQNVTRFEKGKAPGYFYGYKTAGLFQSTDEIAKAPRQDGAQPGDIRFVDVNGDGVINDKDKTEIGNPFPKFTLGWNLSLSYKKFDLNVFTYASVGNDIYRAYERNANYTNKFRDVLERWTGPGSTNDARHPRYSFTDANSNIRASDRYVEDGSFVKIKNILLGYTLPNTFFRKAGFSQVRVYAQVKNAFTFTNYSGYDPEISGFIMNTGVDRGAYPQARTWSVGVDFKL; this comes from the coding sequence ATGAAAAAATTTCTTCCATGCATGCTGATGCCTGTACTATTGTTTTTTGCCAATATGTCATGGGCTCAGAACATTCCCGTTACCGGTAAAGTAACTGATGAAAAAGGGGAAGCCATCCCCGGGGCATCCGTCGTGTCCCGCAACAGCAAGACGGCGGTAGCGGCCAACCCGGACGGTACCTTCCGTATCAGCGTTCTCCCGGGTGAAAAAGTCCTGCATGTATCCGCTATCGGGTTTGTACAGCAGGAGGCAACAATCACTGCCGCCCCCCTGCATATCATCCTGCAGGCATCTCCCAGCGACCTGAATGAAGTACTGGTAGTAGGCTATGGCACCCAGAAAGTGACCAAAGTATCCGGCGCCGTGTCTACCGTTAAAGGCAACGACATCACCGCCCTCCGCCCGGTAAGACCGGAAGAGGCGCTGCAGGGCCGTGCCTCCGGGGTAAACGTTATCCAGAGCGGCTCCCCCGGGTCCAAGCCCACAGTGCTCATCAGGGGTATCCCTTCCTACACCGGCACCGATCCCCTCGTGATCATCGACGGCGCCATGCAGTCGCTCGACGACCTGAACGCCCTCAATGCCGCTGACATTGAGTCCATCAACGTATTGAAAGATGCCGCCACCACGGCGATCTATGGCGTTAAAGGCGGCAACGGCGTAATCGTGGTCACCACCCGCGGCGGTAAAAAGAACCAGAAGCCGGACCTGACCATCAACGCCAACTACGGCGTACAGGAAGTGCTGAAAACCATCCCGGTGTTAAACGCAGCCGAATATGGCGCCATTATTAATGAAGGCAGCGTAGCCTCCGGCGGTAACATCATCTTCCCCGACCTCGCCAAACTGGGCGCCGGCACCAACTGGCAGAAAGAGATCTTCCACAGGGCGCCCATCATGAACTACAACGCCAGCTCCCGCGGCGGCAGCGACCGGATGACCTACTTCCTCTCCGCCGGATACCTCGCGCAGGACGGCATCACCGGCGGCGGCAGCAAATCCAATTTCAAAAGGATCAACGTCACCGCGAACATTTCTGTAGACCTCACCCGTAAACTGAAGTTCATCCTGAACACCAGTTACGTTAACATCAAAAGCAAAGGGATACAGGAAAACTCCTTCAATTCCATCATCGGCAGCGCGCTCAACTTCGATCCTACCGTGCCCGTATATAATGATGTACCCAACACCACGGGCAAATACAGCTTCAGTAACCTGCTGCTGTCGGAGATCTTCAACCCGCTGACCAAACTGGAAAATACCTACAACCTGAACAACGGCAACAAGCTGTATGGCAAAGCGGAACTGCAGTATGAGGTGATCAAAGACCTTAAGCTGACCGGCCGCTTCGGCTACACCAGCTGGGATAATACCAGCAAAACCTTCACCCCGCTGGTGTTCTACGGTCCGCTCAATGTGGAAAACACCATGACGGCCGACGGTATGCCGGTGGTGACAAAAAACGGCCTTGGCGGCATCGCCACCAGCACCCATAACAACGTATCACAAACCAAAGAAGGCAACTTCAGCTTCACCGCCGAAGCATTCGCCAACTATAATTTCAATGTAAAACAGCACCATCATTTTGATGTGGTAGCCGGTGGCGCCATGTATAAAACCACCGCTAACGGCATCACCGCCACCGCGCAGGATGTGCCTTTCAACTCCTGGGCCTTTGCAGACCTCAGCGCCGCCACCGGTACCAATACCGCCGGCGTGATTTACTTCCGTGATACCGTCATCAACGGTGTAGCCACACAGGTACGCGATCCCCGCGGCGATGTGGCCCCTAACCTCAACGCACGCACGAACAGCAACTACTACTCTTTCCGTCGCAACCTGTCCTATTTCGGCAGGATCAACTACGACTACAGGGACAAATACCTTGCATCGTTTACCGCCAGGAGAGACGGTTCCTACGCCTTCGGCCTGAACAACCCGTACGCCAACTTCTTCTCCGGCTCCGCCGGGTGGGTAGCCTCCCAGGAAGATTTCTTCCGCTCGGATTTCATCAGCTTCCTGAAAATCAGGGGCAGCTACGGTACCGTGGGCAATGAAAACGTAAAACCATCTCCCGTTAAGATCGTCACCGGCGGCCCCAACTACGGCGATGGCAACAACAACGGGTATACGTTCGGCAACTCCTTCGTGCCCGGTTCTACCGTTGCCTCCTACGCCAACCCCAGTATGGCCTGGGAGAAACAGACACAGTTCAACGGCGGCTTCGACATCACCTTCTATAAAAGTAAATTCTCCGTCTCAGCAGACTATTTCAGAAAAGAAGTAAAAGGACTGCTGTTTGTGTCTGAACCATCCCTTTACCTGGGTACCGCACAGGTGCCTGAGTCCAACATCGGCTCCACCCGCAGCAGTGGCGTGGAACTGTCCGCAGGCTACAACGAAAATATCGGCCGCGACCTGAAACTGAGCACCAACGTCAATTTCACCACCGCCCGCAACGTCGTGACAGCCACCAACGAAGACGGCACCGCCTTCATACAGGGCGGCAACTACTTCAACGGCGTATCCCAGAACGTTACCCGCTTCGAAAAAGGTAAAGCGCCCGGGTACTTCTACGGCTACAAAACAGCCGGCCTGTTCCAGTCCACCGACGAAATAGCCAAAGCTCCACGGCAGGACGGCGCCCAGCCCGGCGACATCCGCTTCGTGGACGTCAACGGCGACGGCGTGATCAACGACAAAGACAAAACAGAGATCGGCAACCCCTTCCCAAAATTCACCCTGGGTTGGAACCTGTCACTCTCCTATAAAAAGTTTGACCTCAACGTGTTCACCTATGCTTCTGTAGGCAACGACATATACCGCGCCTACGAAAGAAACGCCAACTACACCAACAAGTTCCGTGATGTACTGGAGAGGTGGACGGGCCCCGGCAGCACCAACGATGCACGCCACCCCCGCTATTCTTTCACAGACGCCAACAGCAACATCCGGGCATCCGACCGCTACGTGGAAGACGGCTCTTTCGTGAAAATCAAGAATATCCTGCTCGGCTATACGCTGCCCAACACGTTCTTCCGCAAAGCCGGTTTCTCACAGGTACGGGTATACGCACAAGTGAAAAACGCTTTCACCTTCACGAACTATTCCGGCTATGATCCGGAAATATCCGGCTTCATCATGAACACCGGCGTGGACCGCGGCGCCTACCCGCAAGCAAGAACATGGTCTGTAGGCGTTGATTTCAAACTGTAA
- a CDS encoding triple tyrosine motif-containing protein encodes MIYLCSLTCTGQNTIGLPQIINYSKSDFKAGTQTWDIRQDSRGMMYFANNEGMLTYDGSHWNAYPLPNKTIVRALAMDSNDRVYAGGQDEIGYFERGANGVLTYTSLKKLLPKSQNRFADIWRIELFGESVFFQASDRLMEFHNNSIKVYPTTSEWMYLRKVGNKLYAQDKANGLLRLERHEWLPVNTGEPLNNVLISGMMEIGRDSLLITTQTHGLFLVRPDGSLQKQDSHLPAGVNLSVCTRINAGELVAATTAEGCLVMDFAGRIVQKISRTEGLQNNNVLSVFLDKNNNLWAGLNNGISFIAYNAAIKYIGPSKTNEVSGYSARIYKGQLYIATSDGAYYVPLSGSGDLSFSKGDFVRMEGSQHEVWRLDEVNGRLLIGQHIGSFEVKDHVIQPLAYGLGTWLFKPMTSVYPATEVLAGTYAGVRMLGFEQGRFTDKGVVPGLQESIRFLEIDNNNVIWASHPYRGVYQLQLSADRKMLTAHLFTDSAGLPSALNNFVFKIRNRVVFGTAKGVYEFDAAAGRFVPSAFLRSVFGTMEIRYLNEDADGNLWFCSGKKIGVVDFRRPSGGQPFTITYIPELDGKILMGFENIYPYNKENIFIGSEKGMIHLNYEKYAGSQQQVRIIMGQVRALGKSDSLIFGGYFRRTEAGFVQDEKEAPALPKSYNSFHFEYSSPAYGLQNNIEYSYQLEGYDGRWSAWSSKSEKDYTNLPDGQYIFKVKARDNLGHESVALRYHFSVLPAWYKTVWAYLVYVLLLAGVLYLLYRWQQRNLAVQQRKFDEEQARLKYIHQLELEKNEKEIIALQNEKLANEIRFKNNALADASLHLVEKGDALVKVKDILASVYKKNDNNPEIRNALLLLNDVEKNNANWEQFASHFDEINNNFLKKLKDRYPVLTNTDLKLCAYLQLKLSSKEIAQLMAISVRGVEIKRYRLRKKLNLPTEQQMTDFFHTI; translated from the coding sequence TTGATATACCTATGCAGCCTGACCTGTACCGGACAAAACACTATAGGATTACCACAGATCATTAATTACAGCAAGAGCGATTTCAAGGCAGGGACGCAGACCTGGGATATCCGGCAGGACAGCAGGGGTATGATGTACTTCGCGAATAATGAAGGAATGCTAACCTATGACGGCAGTCACTGGAACGCATACCCGTTGCCCAACAAAACCATCGTGCGTGCGCTGGCGATGGACAGCAACGACCGGGTATATGCCGGCGGGCAGGACGAAATAGGCTATTTTGAAAGGGGGGCCAATGGCGTATTGACCTATACTTCTTTAAAAAAATTACTGCCAAAATCGCAGAACAGGTTTGCAGACATCTGGAGGATAGAGCTCTTCGGGGAGTCGGTTTTTTTCCAGGCTTCGGACCGGCTGATGGAATTCCATAACAACAGCATCAAAGTATATCCCACCACCAGCGAGTGGATGTACCTCCGGAAGGTGGGCAATAAATTATATGCGCAGGACAAGGCCAATGGCCTGCTGCGGCTGGAGCGTCATGAATGGCTGCCGGTCAATACCGGGGAGCCGCTGAATAATGTGCTGATCTCCGGTATGATGGAAATTGGCCGGGACAGCCTGTTGATCACCACGCAGACGCACGGGCTTTTTCTCGTTCGGCCGGACGGTTCGCTGCAAAAACAGGACAGCCATCTGCCGGCAGGCGTTAATCTTTCTGTGTGTACCCGCATCAATGCCGGTGAGCTGGTAGCTGCTACTACGGCCGAAGGCTGCCTGGTGATGGACTTTGCAGGGCGTATTGTACAGAAGATCTCCCGGACGGAGGGGTTGCAGAACAATAATGTGCTCAGCGTCTTCCTGGATAAAAACAACAACCTGTGGGCAGGATTAAATAACGGGATCAGTTTTATCGCTTACAATGCGGCGATAAAATATATAGGTCCCAGTAAAACGAACGAAGTGTCCGGTTATTCGGCCCGTATTTATAAAGGGCAGCTGTATATCGCCACGTCAGACGGGGCGTATTACGTGCCCTTGTCCGGCAGCGGCGACCTGAGTTTTTCCAAGGGCGATTTTGTACGGATGGAGGGCAGTCAGCATGAGGTATGGCGGCTGGACGAAGTGAACGGTCGCCTGTTGATAGGGCAGCATATCGGCAGTTTCGAGGTAAAAGACCATGTTATTCAGCCGCTGGCTTACGGGTTGGGCACGTGGTTGTTTAAGCCGATGACATCGGTGTACCCGGCAACGGAAGTGCTGGCAGGCACCTATGCCGGGGTGCGGATGCTGGGGTTTGAGCAGGGCCGTTTTACGGATAAAGGCGTAGTGCCGGGGCTGCAGGAGTCTATCCGCTTCCTGGAGATCGACAACAATAATGTGATATGGGCATCGCACCCTTACCGGGGCGTGTACCAGCTGCAGCTGTCGGCCGACCGTAAAATGCTGACAGCGCATTTGTTTACCGACAGCGCGGGCCTGCCCTCTGCGTTGAATAACTTTGTTTTTAAAATCAGGAACCGTGTGGTGTTTGGTACCGCGAAGGGGGTATACGAATTTGACGCCGCTGCCGGCAGGTTTGTTCCTTCTGCTTTCCTGCGGTCTGTCTTTGGCACTATGGAGATACGGTATCTGAACGAAGATGCAGACGGTAACCTTTGGTTTTGCAGCGGGAAGAAAATCGGGGTGGTCGATTTCCGTCGTCCGTCGGGAGGCCAGCCGTTCACTATTACTTATATCCCGGAGCTGGACGGTAAGATATTAATGGGTTTTGAAAACATCTACCCTTATAATAAAGAGAATATTTTCATCGGTTCGGAGAAGGGGATGATCCATCTGAACTATGAAAAATATGCCGGCAGCCAGCAGCAGGTGCGTATTATTATGGGGCAGGTGAGGGCGCTGGGTAAATCGGACAGCCTGATTTTCGGTGGTTATTTCCGCCGGACGGAAGCCGGTTTTGTACAGGATGAAAAGGAGGCGCCGGCGTTGCCGAAGAGTTACAACTCTTTTCATTTTGAATACAGTTCCCCGGCTTACGGGCTGCAGAATAATATAGAATACAGCTATCAGCTGGAAGGATACGACGGGCGCTGGTCGGCATGGTCGTCGAAGTCGGAGAAAGACTATACGAATCTGCCGGATGGGCAGTATATTTTTAAAGTCAAGGCGAGGGACAACCTGGGGCATGAGTCGGTGGCTTTGCGTTATCACTTCAGTGTGTTGCCGGCATGGTATAAAACCGTGTGGGCGTACCTGGTATATGTGTTGTTGCTGGCGGGTGTGCTGTACCTGTTGTACCGCTGGCAGCAGCGGAACCTGGCGGTGCAGCAGCGTAAGTTCGACGAGGAGCAGGCCCGGCTGAAATACATCCATCAGCTGGAGCTGGAGAAAAACGAGAAAGAGATCATAGCGTTGCAGAACGAGAAACTGGCCAACGAGATCCGTTTCAAGAACAATGCGCTGGCCGATGCGTCGTTGCACCTGGTGGAAAAAGGCGATGCGCTGGTGAAGGTAAAGGACATCCTGGCGAGTGTGTACAAGAAGAACGACAATAACCCGGAGATACGCAATGCTTTGCTGTTGTTGAATGATGTAGAGAAGAACAATGCCAACTGGGAGCAGTTTGCCTCGCATTTCGATGAGATTAATAATAATTTTCTGAAGAAGCTGAAGGACCGTTATCCGGTGCTGACCAATACCGATCTGAAGTTGTGTGCTTATTTGCAGCTGAAACTTTCCAGCAAGGAGATAGCGCAGCTGATGGCGATATCCGTGCGTGGGGTGGAGATCAAGCGCTATCGGCTGCGGAAGAAGCTGAACCTGCCTACTGAGCAGCAGATGACCGATTTTTTTCATACCATTTAA
- a CDS encoding threonine aldolase family protein translates to MHIDRRNFLKSSGLGMLPVCIPSVVTEMAVRSASGVLPVNFIRDGLGLSMTETLDKLQEINRKKPIIPDFYGNDGTMEELLQLFQRLTGKEKAVYMPSGTMANQLAIRVLSGDNTKVFVQETSHVYRDEADAATALHGKRLIPLAPGEAYFTLEALQQSIAYHEEGELFKSGIGVVSIENPVRRCMGKTVPVAELRRISAWCREKGYKLHLDGARLHLAAAFAGVSVKEYASYFDTVFISLYKCVGAINGAVLCGDKAVMDKMEHQIKIHGGALYRNWHNSALALHYLDGLEERLRETAVRARELIGQLNRLKGLKLTPFEHGSNCVEIAYGEGVDPVKLSNYLREKHQIVMRRSVEQGKSSLNFNETLLNRPVKEIVEAYREALK, encoded by the coding sequence ATGCATATAGACAGAAGGAATTTTCTGAAATCTTCCGGCCTTGGTATGTTGCCGGTATGTATACCATCTGTAGTAACCGAGATGGCTGTACGTAGTGCAAGCGGGGTGTTGCCGGTGAACTTTATCCGGGATGGCCTGGGATTAAGTATGACAGAGACGCTGGACAAGTTGCAGGAGATCAACCGGAAGAAGCCGATCATACCGGATTTTTACGGCAACGACGGTACGATGGAGGAGTTGTTGCAGTTATTTCAGCGGCTTACCGGCAAGGAGAAGGCGGTGTACATGCCTTCCGGTACGATGGCCAACCAGCTGGCCATCCGGGTGCTGAGCGGGGATAATACCAAGGTGTTTGTGCAGGAGACGAGCCATGTGTACCGCGATGAGGCAGATGCAGCGACGGCCTTGCATGGCAAGCGGCTGATACCGCTGGCTCCGGGGGAGGCGTATTTTACCCTGGAGGCCTTGCAGCAGTCTATCGCGTATCATGAAGAGGGGGAGCTGTTTAAGAGCGGTATTGGTGTGGTGTCTATTGAGAACCCGGTGCGGCGTTGCATGGGGAAGACGGTGCCGGTGGCGGAGCTGCGGCGTATATCCGCCTGGTGCCGGGAGAAAGGGTATAAGTTGCACCTGGACGGTGCACGGCTGCATCTGGCGGCGGCTTTTGCCGGTGTAAGCGTGAAAGAGTATGCCAGCTATTTTGATACCGTGTTTATTTCATTGTATAAATGTGTGGGCGCTATTAACGGTGCGGTGCTTTGCGGCGATAAGGCGGTGATGGACAAGATGGAGCATCAGATCAAGATACATGGCGGGGCGTTGTACCGCAACTGGCATAACAGCGCGTTGGCGTTACATTACCTGGATGGTTTAGAGGAGCGGTTGCGGGAAACGGCGGTGCGGGCGCGGGAGCTGATAGGGCAGCTGAACCGGTTGAAGGGGTTGAAGCTGACGCCTTTTGAGCACGGTTCCAACTGTGTGGAGATTGCTTATGGAGAGGGAGTTGATCCGGTGAAGCTGTCCAACTACCTGCGGGAGAAGCATCAGATTGTGATGCGGCGGTCTGTTGAGCAGGGGAAGTCATCGTTGAATTTTAATGAGACGTTGCTGAACAGGCCGGTGAAGGAGATTGTGGAGGCGTACCGGGAGGCGTTGAAATAG